In Triticum aestivum cultivar Chinese Spring chromosome 5B, IWGSC CS RefSeq v2.1, whole genome shotgun sequence, the following proteins share a genomic window:
- the LOC123114897 gene encoding U1 small nuclear ribonucleoprotein 70 kDa-like, translated as MASSGSRTRPPCADQEDMPKTWLEASLDKKKEKDVPTPPCWCGDVCKLKVSTDRNKSWTEGRRFFVCPNYAHDRRRPTNAYDIPPSPPPLCKYFTWIDHEVPKDIQEDQRADWLRRQRLFEESYARGLERERREKEARERKKREQERARKEKTARQEERASKLARARDAREEDEARDKKGKWPRTTQ; from the exons atggcttcatccggttccaggaCGAGGCCACCGTGCGCGGACCAAGAGGACATGCCGAAGACGTGGTTGGAGGCCAGTTtggacaagaagaaggagaaggatgtgCCCACACCACCATGTTGGTGTGGTGATGTTTGCAAGCTGAAGGTGTCCACTGACCGCAACAAGTCATGGACAGAAGGTAGAAGGTTTTTCGTGTGTCCCAACTATGCACATGATCGTCGAAGGCCAACTAACGCATATGACATACCACCG TCCCCTCCTCCACTTTGCAAGTACTTCACTTGGATAGATCACGAGGTACCAAAAGATATCCAAGAGGACCAACGTGCAGATTGGTTACGGAGGCAGCGCCTATTCGAGGAGTCCTATGCACGGGGATTGGAGCGGGAGCGTCGTGAGAAGGAGGCTCGTGAGCGCAAGAAGCGTGAGCAAGAGAGGGCACGCAAAGAGAAGACGGCTCGTCAAGAAGAGAGGGCAAGCAAACTTGCAAGGGCTCGCGATgcacgagaggaggacgaggcacgtgacaagaagggaaAGTGGCCCCGGACTACTCAGTAG